A genome region from Halorussus pelagicus includes the following:
- a CDS encoding YhbY family RNA-binding protein, translating to MTDEDLRKQAHDLDVTVWVGKSGIDAVTDELADQLADRELVKVKFLRAARGGTTTDELAEELAERVDSDLVETRGNTAVLH from the coding sequence ATGACCGACGAAGACCTCCGGAAGCAGGCCCACGACCTCGACGTGACCGTTTGGGTCGGCAAGAGCGGTATCGACGCCGTGACCGACGAACTCGCCGACCAGCTCGCCGACCGGGAACTCGTGAAGGTGAAGTTCCTTCGTGCGGCCCGCGGCGGCACCACAACCGACGAACTCGCCGAGGAGCTAGCGGAACGAGTCGATTCGGACCTCGTGGAGACGCGAGGGAACACTGCGGTTCTGCACTGA
- a CDS encoding PHP-associated domain-containing protein, with translation MTEGESFRVDMHVKVLDRQVVERAKARGLDALVYAPHFERLPTVRDEAARYSDDDLLVVPAREVFTGNWQNRRHLLVVGLDDPVPDFIPFDAAMDEFDQQDAAVLAPHPEFLNVSVSEADLETYADRIDAVETYNPKHWSRDNERARTLAAEFDLPAFTSSYAHLRSSVGEAWTEFDRALDSADELVAALKEGARRRIVRRSGWGHRLRCAAEFAHLGWENSYEKIDRLFLSGMEPTHPDHIAYDDRFEGVY, from the coding sequence GTGACTGAGGGCGAGTCGTTCCGCGTCGATATGCACGTCAAGGTACTCGACCGACAGGTGGTCGAGCGAGCGAAGGCCCGCGGACTGGACGCGCTGGTGTACGCGCCCCACTTCGAGCGCCTGCCGACCGTCCGGGATGAGGCCGCCCGCTACTCCGACGACGACTTGCTGGTGGTGCCCGCCCGCGAGGTGTTCACCGGGAACTGGCAGAACCGCAGACACCTCCTCGTCGTCGGACTGGACGACCCCGTGCCGGACTTCATCCCGTTCGACGCCGCGATGGACGAGTTCGACCAACAGGACGCCGCGGTCCTCGCGCCCCACCCCGAATTCCTTAATGTCAGCGTCTCCGAAGCGGACCTCGAAACCTACGCCGACCGCATCGACGCTGTAGAGACGTACAACCCGAAACACTGGTCGCGGGATAACGAGCGCGCCCGGACTCTCGCCGCCGAGTTCGACCTACCGGCGTTCACGTCCTCGTACGCGCACCTCCGGAGTTCGGTCGGCGAGGCGTGGACCGAGTTCGACCGGGCGCTCGACTCGGCGGACGAACTGGTCGCCGCGCTCAAGGAGGGCGCGCGGCGCAGAATCGTCCGCCGGTCGGGGTGGGGACACCGCCTCCGGTGTGCCGCGGAGTTCGCGCACCTCGGGTGGGAGAACTCCTACGAGAAAATCGACCGCCTGTTCCTCTCGGGGATGGAACCGACCCACCCCGACCACATCGCCTACGACGACCGGTTCGAGGGCGTCTACTAG
- a CDS encoding long-chain fatty acid--CoA ligase, which translates to MGGTDPTLRPFLWRAANLYPDTEIVSRTGQGIERYDYTEFEGRTAKLANALDAAGIDSGDRVATFCWNHHRHFETYFGVPNSGAQLHTINPLLPDHHIEYIVENADDRLLFVDPSLVEKLEGPADSEAFESIEQFVVMGDSVPDTSLEPVTDYESFVADESTDYDWPDLSGDTKAGMCYTSGTTGKPKGVEYTQQMLWSHTMASLTPQGLHFDESDVIMPVVPMFHVNAWGMPYSAAAAGAKHVYPGPAPEPADLAKLIEEEGVTFTAGVPTVWLGLLEYLEENDADLSSLETIVIGGSAAPEAVIRRFDEEYDVDVLHAWGMTETSPIGTVSHLKDGMEDWEADDRYEKRGKQGLVVPGLEFKVVNDDGEQVPWNGEDFGEMYIKGPWVTQSYFERPEANEEEFEDGWLKTGDVVTVDEEGYVKIVDRAKDVIKSGGEWISSLELENALIAHDEVAEATVIGVPHERWQERPVAFVVPVEGTDEDALRETVIDDIEAEYPRWWTPDEVVFIDEVPKTATGKFDKKVLRDEYSGESLVEGSVPEEAAPDEDE; encoded by the coding sequence ATGGGTGGAACTGACCCGACGCTTCGACCGTTTCTCTGGCGCGCGGCCAACCTGTACCCCGACACCGAAATCGTCTCGCGGACGGGACAGGGCATCGAGCGATACGACTACACCGAGTTCGAGGGCCGGACCGCCAAGTTGGCGAACGCGCTCGACGCGGCCGGAATCGACTCGGGCGACCGAGTGGCGACGTTCTGCTGGAATCACCACCGACACTTCGAGACGTACTTCGGCGTCCCCAACTCCGGCGCGCAGTTGCACACCATCAACCCCCTGCTCCCGGACCACCACATCGAGTACATCGTGGAGAACGCCGACGACCGACTCCTGTTCGTGGACCCCTCGCTGGTCGAGAAGTTGGAGGGACCCGCCGACTCGGAGGCGTTCGAGAGCATCGAGCAGTTCGTGGTGATGGGCGATTCGGTACCCGACACGTCGCTCGAACCGGTGACTGACTACGAGTCGTTCGTCGCCGACGAGTCCACCGACTACGACTGGCCGGACCTCTCGGGCGACACGAAGGCCGGGATGTGCTACACCTCCGGCACGACGGGCAAGCCCAAGGGTGTCGAGTACACCCAGCAGATGCTCTGGTCGCACACGATGGCGTCGCTGACCCCGCAAGGACTCCACTTCGACGAGTCGGACGTAATCATGCCGGTCGTGCCGATGTTCCACGTCAACGCGTGGGGGATGCCCTACTCCGCCGCCGCGGCCGGGGCCAAGCACGTCTATCCCGGTCCCGCACCGGAACCGGCCGACCTCGCCAAACTCATCGAGGAGGAGGGCGTCACGTTCACCGCGGGCGTCCCGACCGTCTGGCTCGGACTGTTGGAGTATCTTGAGGAGAACGACGCCGACCTCTCGTCGCTCGAAACCATCGTCATCGGCGGGAGCGCCGCGCCCGAGGCCGTCATCCGGCGCTTCGACGAGGAGTACGACGTAGACGTACTCCACGCGTGGGGCATGACCGAGACTTCCCCCATCGGCACCGTCTCGCACCTCAAGGACGGGATGGAGGATTGGGAGGCCGACGACCGCTACGAGAAGCGCGGCAAGCAGGGTCTCGTCGTCCCCGGTTTGGAGTTCAAAGTCGTCAACGACGACGGCGAGCAGGTGCCGTGGAACGGCGAGGACTTCGGCGAGATGTACATCAAGGGACCGTGGGTCACCCAGTCGTACTTCGAGCGTCCGGAAGCCAACGAGGAGGAGTTCGAGGACGGGTGGCTCAAGACCGGCGACGTGGTGACGGTGGACGAGGAAGGGTACGTCAAAATCGTGGACCGCGCGAAGGACGTGATCAAGAGCGGCGGGGAGTGGATATCCTCGCTCGAACTCGAAAACGCCCTGATAGCCCACGACGAGGTGGCCGAGGCGACGGTCATCGGCGTGCCACACGAACGCTGGCAGGAGCGACCGGTGGCCTTCGTCGTCCCGGTCGAGGGAACCGACGAGGACGCCCTGCGCGAGACCGTCATCGACGACATCGAGGCGGAGTATCCGCGTTGGTGGACCCCCGACGAAGTGGTGTTCATTGACGAGGTTCCGAAGACCGCGACTGGGAAGTTCGACAAGAAGGTCCTGCGCGACGAATACAGCGGGGAGTCGCTGGTCGAGGGGTCGGTGCCAGAGGAGGCCGCGCCCGACGAAGACGAGTAA
- a CDS encoding acyl-CoA dehydrogenase family protein has translation MELLSDDIVPEYAHEVKHEAREFAEEHIAPNAEEYFRDATYPEDILQAGQDAGLVAQDIGEEWGGRGLDVVQMLAVAEEWFRADAGIALSLQLASFGAEIVEEHGTEAQKEEYLRPVAEGDQITGLAVSEPDTGSDLSGMQTTAEKDEETDEWVLNGEKYWIGNGVEGDWITVYARTGDDEDNRYGNHSLFIVPTDTEGYDAEHISEKMGMRASKQAHIVFDDCRIPDENLVGYEGAGFMLLAEFFNHGRTVVAGHGLGLAAAAIEEAWDFVHGREEFGRTISDFQAVQHGLADMRLEFESARALTYRAAEKVRDGDNPSLWAAMAKTKATEVATDCAEQGMQFHGGRSILTDRRIARVYRDVRIPVIYEGSNEIQRNLVYRQS, from the coding sequence ATGGAGCTTCTCAGCGACGACATCGTACCGGAGTACGCCCACGAGGTCAAACACGAGGCGCGCGAGTTCGCCGAGGAACACATCGCGCCGAACGCCGAGGAGTATTTCCGAGACGCCACCTACCCCGAGGACATCCTCCAAGCCGGACAGGACGCCGGACTCGTCGCCCAAGACATCGGCGAGGAGTGGGGCGGCCGGGGTCTCGACGTGGTTCAGATGCTCGCTGTCGCCGAGGAGTGGTTCCGGGCCGACGCGGGCATCGCGCTGTCGCTCCAACTCGCCAGTTTCGGCGCGGAAATCGTGGAGGAACACGGGACCGAGGCCCAGAAGGAAGAATACCTCCGACCGGTCGCCGAGGGCGACCAGATAACTGGTCTCGCCGTCTCGGAACCCGACACTGGAAGCGACCTCTCGGGGATGCAGACCACCGCCGAGAAGGACGAGGAGACTGACGAGTGGGTGCTGAACGGCGAAAAATACTGGATCGGCAACGGCGTCGAGGGCGACTGGATAACTGTCTACGCCCGAACCGGCGACGACGAGGACAACCGCTACGGCAACCACTCGCTGTTCATCGTGCCGACCGACACCGAGGGGTACGACGCCGAACACATCTCCGAGAAGATGGGGATGCGCGCGAGCAAGCAGGCCCACATTGTCTTCGACGACTGCCGGATTCCCGACGAGAATCTGGTGGGCTACGAGGGTGCCGGATTCATGCTTCTGGCGGAGTTTTTCAACCACGGACGGACGGTCGTGGCCGGGCACGGTCTCGGTCTCGCCGCCGCCGCCATCGAGGAGGCGTGGGACTTCGTTCACGGCCGCGAGGAGTTCGGACGCACCATTTCGGACTTTCAGGCGGTCCAGCACGGTCTCGCCGACATGCGGTTGGAGTTCGAGTCCGCCCGCGCGCTGACCTACCGCGCCGCCGAGAAAGTCCGCGACGGCGACAACCCGAGCCTGTGGGCCGCGATGGCCAAGACGAAGGCGACCGAAGTCGCCACGGACTGCGCCGAGCAGGGAATGCAGTTCCACGGCGGGCGCTCCATCCTGACCGACCGCCGCATCGCGCGGGTGTACCGCGACGTGCGCATCCCGGTCATCTACGAAGGGTCCAACGAGATTCAGCGGAATCTGGTCTACCGGCAGTCCTGA
- a CDS encoding acyl-CoA mutase large subunit family protein has product MFDADDLEEIREAREEWEDETVGPTVERFGERKEEFTTDTGGQEVKRLYTPDDAADLDYDEDLGFPGEEPYTRGPYSTMHRGRLWTMRQYAGFGTPEETNERFEYLIENGSSGLSMAFDLPTQMGYDSDAAMAAGEVGKSGVAIDSLHDMETVFDGIPLDEVSTSMTINAPASVLLAMYIAVGDKQGVDREELRGTIQNDLLKEYIARNTYIYPPEPSMRIITDIFEFCAEETPKFNTISISGYHVREAGATAAQELAFTLGNGIEYVEAATEAGLDVDEFAPQLSFFFNAHNNILEEVAKFRAARRMWAQIMEERFGAENPKSKQLKFHTQTAGSTLTAQQVDNNIVRVAYQALAAVLGGTQSLHTNGKDEALALPTEESVRTALRTQQILAHESGAADTIDPLAGSYYVESLTDGVEEDAFDILDTVDQKGGMLQAIEDQWVQRQIQDVAYERQREIEEKERVIVGVNEFEVDEDPEVDIQEVTEEDEQRQIDSLNDVKADRDDEEVEAKLDALREAAEGEENVMPYIVEAVKAYATVGEICGVMRDVFGEYKPGAAV; this is encoded by the coding sequence ATGTTCGACGCCGACGACCTCGAAGAGATACGTGAGGCACGCGAGGAGTGGGAGGACGAAACCGTCGGTCCGACGGTCGAGCGGTTCGGCGAGCGCAAGGAGGAGTTCACCACCGACACGGGCGGCCAAGAGGTAAAGCGCCTCTACACGCCGGACGACGCCGCCGACCTCGACTACGACGAGGACTTGGGCTTTCCCGGCGAGGAACCGTACACCCGCGGGCCGTACTCCACGATGCACCGCGGGCGACTCTGGACGATGCGCCAGTACGCCGGGTTCGGGACGCCCGAGGAGACCAACGAGCGCTTCGAGTATCTCATCGAGAACGGTTCGTCGGGTCTCTCGATGGCGTTCGACCTGCCGACCCAGATGGGCTACGACTCCGACGCCGCGATGGCCGCGGGCGAAGTCGGCAAGTCCGGCGTCGCCATCGACTCGCTGCACGACATGGAGACCGTTTTCGACGGCATCCCGCTCGACGAGGTCTCGACCTCGATGACGATCAACGCGCCCGCGTCGGTCCTGCTGGCGATGTACATCGCCGTTGGCGACAAACAGGGCGTCGATAGGGAGGAGCTACGTGGGACCATCCAGAACGACCTCCTGAAAGAGTACATCGCGCGCAACACCTACATCTATCCGCCGGAACCCTCGATGCGCATCATCACCGACATCTTCGAGTTCTGCGCCGAGGAGACCCCGAAGTTCAACACCATCTCTATCTCGGGCTACCACGTCCGCGAGGCCGGAGCGACCGCCGCCCAAGAGTTGGCGTTCACGCTCGGTAACGGCATCGAGTACGTCGAGGCCGCCACCGAGGCCGGACTCGACGTGGACGAGTTCGCGCCCCAGCTTTCGTTCTTCTTCAACGCTCACAACAACATTCTAGAAGAGGTCGCCAAGTTCCGCGCGGCCCGCCGAATGTGGGCACAGATTATGGAGGAGCGATTCGGCGCGGAGAACCCCAAGTCCAAGCAGTTGAAGTTCCACACCCAGACCGCCGGTTCGACCCTGACCGCCCAACAGGTGGACAACAACATCGTCCGCGTGGCGTATCAGGCCTTGGCGGCCGTCCTCGGTGGGACCCAGAGCCTCCACACCAACGGGAAAGACGAAGCCCTCGCGCTCCCGACCGAGGAGAGCGTCCGGACCGCGCTCCGGACCCAGCAGATTCTCGCCCATGAGTCGGGTGCCGCCGACACTATCGACCCGCTCGCGGGAAGCTACTACGTCGAGAGCCTGACGGACGGTGTGGAAGAGGACGCCTTCGACATCCTCGACACCGTGGACCAGAAGGGCGGGATGTTGCAAGCCATCGAGGACCAGTGGGTCCAGCGCCAGATTCAGGACGTGGCCTACGAGCGCCAGCGCGAAATCGAGGAGAAAGAGCGCGTCATCGTCGGCGTCAACGAGTTCGAGGTGGACGAGGACCCCGAAGTGGACATTCAGGAAGTGACCGAGGAGGACGAACAGCGCCAGATAGACAGCCTGAACGACGTGAAGGCCGACCGCGACGACGAGGAGGTCGAGGCGAAACTCGACGCCCTCCGGGAGGCCGCCGAGGGCGAGGAGAACGTGATGCCCTACATCGTCGAGGCGGTGAAAGCCTATGCGACGGTCGGAGAAATCTGCGGCGTCATGCGCGACGTGTTCGGGGAGTACAAGCCCGGCGCGGCAGTTTGA
- a CDS encoding CinA family protein, protein MNERDADRDRPPIEQRLGDALREREETIAVAESCTGGLVGSMLTDVAGSSDYFDRGFVTYSYDAKMQDLGVAREDLDERGAVSDPVARQMARGVRDAAGTTWGVATTGIAGPTGGSDEKPVGTVFVGVAYAGDWGTQASYAVVSRYEFDGDRREVKAKIARQALADVLSEVKSESDGE, encoded by the coding sequence ATGAACGAACGTGACGCGGACCGCGACCGACCGCCCATCGAGCAGCGACTCGGAGACGCCCTGCGAGAGCGCGAGGAGACTATTGCTGTCGCCGAATCCTGTACTGGCGGTCTCGTCGGGTCGATGCTGACCGACGTGGCGGGGTCAAGCGACTACTTCGACCGCGGGTTTGTGACCTACTCCTACGACGCCAAGATGCAGGACCTCGGCGTCGCCCGCGAGGACTTAGACGAACGCGGCGCGGTCAGCGACCCCGTGGCGCGCCAGATGGCCCGCGGCGTCCGCGACGCCGCCGGAACGACGTGGGGCGTGGCGACCACCGGCATCGCCGGACCGACCGGCGGGAGCGACGAGAAACCGGTCGGGACCGTCTTCGTCGGCGTGGCGTACGCTGGCGACTGGGGCACGCAGGCATCCTACGCCGTGGTCTCGCGCTACGAGTTCGACGGCGACCGGCGAGAGGTAAAGGCCAAAATCGCTCGGCAGGCGCTCGCAGATGTGCTGAGCGAAGTCAAGTCCGAGTCCGACGGCGAGTAG
- a CDS encoding ribonuclease P protein component 4, which yields MTIAEERIERLASLARDAAAECHDDRARDYVRLARRLAERNRLSLPTQFKRFTCDDCDAYLRPGKNARVRLQGDHVVVTCDCGEQARYPYE from the coding sequence ATGACGATAGCCGAAGAGCGCATCGAGCGACTCGCCTCGCTCGCCCGTGACGCCGCCGCCGAGTGCCACGACGACCGCGCCCGAGACTACGTGCGACTCGCGCGTAGACTCGCCGAGCGCAACAGACTCTCGCTTCCCACGCAGTTCAAGCGCTTCACCTGCGACGACTGCGACGCCTACCTCCGACCGGGGAAGAACGCCCGTGTCAGGCTACAGGGCGACCACGTCGTCGTCACCTGCGACTGCGGCGAACAGGCGCGATACCCCTACGAGTAG
- a CDS encoding orc1/cdc6 family replication initiation protein: MLLDFDEQQSLIRNRSLLNPNEVVEEERIVGRDEQLTQVTKMLRVAIGDNRPPNLFLYGPSGTGKSLIINAVCENIGRLCDSRGIRFGVVEMNCQDIGTLGSAVYELAMKVADQAGVPLEVPQHGVSTKEKWRELYRLVNDNFDTVVFVLDELDMLVGRRDKDQPAFSRLLYQLSRAGSSNDITAQVSIAAITNDTKMLESVGSRALSSFTPEDVHFDDYDANQLRAILRHREDAFREGVLQDDVIPLAAAFAAQNHGDARKAIDLMRVAGDLAEREGGDRVGEQHVRKAQDKVERNRVLEVTRGISTQKKLCLYATAAVADESGDSSARSTTGYQVYRFLTDALDADQYHQETYVNKMKELTTYSIVESERKSHGPSSGMFIEFTFNEQPETIIETLGEDSRLGDLSSDEVTAVVRAQLSNGG; encoded by the coding sequence ATGCTGTTGGATTTCGACGAACAGCAGTCGCTCATTCGCAATCGCTCGCTGCTCAACCCCAACGAGGTCGTCGAGGAAGAGCGCATCGTCGGCCGCGACGAGCAGTTGACACAGGTCACGAAGATGCTCCGAGTCGCCATCGGCGACAATCGCCCGCCGAACCTCTTTCTGTACGGGCCGTCGGGGACCGGCAAGTCGCTCATTATCAACGCGGTCTGTGAGAACATCGGTCGCCTCTGTGACAGTCGGGGGATTCGGTTCGGCGTCGTCGAGATGAACTGCCAAGACATCGGCACGCTCGGGTCGGCCGTCTACGAACTCGCCATGAAGGTCGCCGACCAAGCGGGCGTCCCCCTCGAAGTGCCCCAGCACGGGGTCTCGACCAAAGAGAAGTGGCGGGAACTCTACCGGCTGGTCAACGATAACTTCGACACGGTCGTGTTCGTCCTTGACGAACTCGACATGCTCGTCGGGCGACGCGACAAGGACCAACCGGCGTTCTCCCGACTGCTCTACCAACTCTCTCGCGCGGGGTCGAGCAACGACATCACCGCGCAGGTCTCGATTGCGGCCATCACGAACGACACGAAGATGCTCGAATCGGTCGGGAGTCGCGCGCTGAGTTCGTTCACGCCCGAGGACGTTCACTTCGACGACTACGACGCCAATCAGTTGCGCGCGATTCTCCGTCATCGGGAGGACGCGTTCCGCGAGGGCGTCCTTCAGGACGACGTGATTCCGCTCGCGGCCGCGTTCGCCGCGCAGAACCACGGCGACGCTCGGAAGGCCATCGACCTGATGCGAGTCGCGGGCGACCTCGCCGAACGAGAGGGTGGGGACCGCGTGGGCGAACAGCACGTCCGGAAGGCACAGGACAAAGTCGAGCGCAACCGCGTCCTCGAAGTGACGCGAGGAATCAGCACCCAGAAGAAGCTCTGTCTGTACGCGACGGCGGCCGTGGCCGACGAGAGCGGGGATAGCTCGGCCCGGAGTACGACGGGGTATCAGGTCTATCGCTTCCTCACGGACGCGCTCGACGCCGACCAGTACCATCAGGAGACCTACGTCAACAAGATGAAGGAGCTGACGACCTACTCCATCGTCGAGTCCGAGCGCAAGAGCCACGGTCCCTCTTCGGGGATGTTCATCGAGTTCACGTTCAACGAGCAACCCGAGACCATCATCGAAACGCTCGGCGAGGATTCCCGGCTCGGGGACCTGTCGAGCGACGAGGTCACGGCCGTCGTTCGCGCGCAACTCTCGAACGGCGGATAG
- a CDS encoding metal-dependent hydrolase yields the protein MNKEGHVLNAVLLSIGLGYVFYPAGDVPTFRAIAEMSVPLVLGALFPDVDTAFGKHRKTLHNLPVLALFYAWPVFFNNLHFVWMGVATHYVLDVVGSKRGIALFYPYTKEYNLPVGVAVSSERAGLVTVVISVLEVALVAVVVQLELPIQDITTTVSGLV from the coding sequence ATGAACAAGGAGGGACACGTTCTGAACGCCGTGTTGTTGAGTATCGGTCTGGGGTACGTCTTCTACCCCGCGGGCGACGTGCCGACGTTCCGGGCCATCGCCGAGATGTCGGTTCCGCTCGTCCTCGGGGCGCTGTTCCCGGACGTGGACACCGCGTTCGGCAAGCACCGCAAGACGCTCCACAATCTGCCCGTGCTGGCGCTCTTCTACGCGTGGCCGGTCTTCTTCAACAACCTTCACTTCGTCTGGATGGGCGTGGCGACCCACTACGTACTCGACGTTGTGGGGAGCAAGCGGGGCATCGCGCTGTTCTATCCCTACACCAAGGAGTACAACCTCCCGGTTGGCGTCGCGGTCTCCAGCGAGCGTGCGGGTCTCGTCACGGTCGTTATCTCGGTTCTGGAGGTCGCGCTCGTCGCCGTGGTCGTCCAGCTTGAGCTGCCGATTCAGGACATCACGACGACGGTCTCGGGTCTCGTCTAG
- a CDS encoding aminotransferase class V-fold PLP-dependent enzyme yields MIEIICWRFRWPAPPRRVGTRQSRRDHRIIGYETIRNHIETLTDRVKGGIEDSETARLLSPREYESGLVTFAVEDPNAEAFVEALAGDGDQIRSLPFLENAVRASVYVFKTEADVDELVTRL; encoded by the coding sequence ATGATAGAAATAATTTGCTGGCGGTTCCGCTGGCCTGCACCGCCGCGACGGGTCGGTACTCGCCAAAGTCGTCGAGACCATCGAATAATTGGCTACGAGACGATTCGGAATCACATCGAAACCCTGACCGACCGAGTTAAGGGCGGTATCGAAGACTCCGAGACCGCGCGCCTGCTGAGTCCCCGCGAATACGAGTCGGGTCTCGTCACGTTCGCCGTCGAGGACCCAAACGCTGAGGCGTTCGTCGAGGCGTTGGCGGGAGACGGCGACCAAATCCGGTCGCTCCCGTTCCTGGAGAACGCGGTCCGAGCGTCGGTCTACGTCTTCAAAACCGAGGCGGACGTGGACGAACTGGTCACACGACTGTGA
- a CDS encoding aminotransferase class IV, which produces MQYHVDGELVPAEEATVSVRDRGFMYGDAAFETLRAYGGRVFEWETHADRLARTCRALSLDHGLSESDLRGRIRETLDANDLEDAYVKLSISRGVQPGKLSPGPVEDPTVVVYVAQLPRGGRESSGGEPVWDGPATAAVVETRRIPDAALPAHAKTHNYLNGILARLELSEETDEALMLDSDGNLTEGATSNLFFVREGVLHTPSLDGPILPGITRRVVLELAESEGVPVEEGTDDPADLRDADEAFLTNSTWEIRPLAAVEGAEDGESVELGAGPVTERLAEAFDARVERECYE; this is translated from the coding sequence ATGCAGTACCACGTCGATGGCGAGTTAGTGCCCGCCGAGGAGGCCACCGTCAGCGTCCGGGACCGCGGGTTCATGTACGGCGACGCCGCCTTCGAGACGCTTCGGGCCTACGGCGGTCGCGTCTTCGAGTGGGAAACCCACGCCGACCGCCTCGCGCGGACCTGCCGCGCCCTCTCGCTCGACCACGGTCTCTCCGAGAGCGACCTCCGGGGCCGGATACGGGAGACGCTGGACGCGAACGACCTCGAAGACGCTTACGTCAAACTCTCCATCTCGCGGGGCGTCCAACCCGGCAAACTCTCGCCCGGTCCGGTCGAGGACCCCACCGTGGTCGTCTACGTCGCACAACTCCCGCGCGGCGGCCGTGAGTCTTCCGGCGGCGAACCGGTCTGGGACGGCCCGGCGACCGCGGCGGTCGTCGAGACGCGCCGGATTCCCGACGCCGCGCTGCCCGCCCACGCCAAGACGCACAACTACCTGAATGGGATTCTCGCCAGACTCGAACTCTCGGAGGAGACCGACGAAGCCCTCATGCTCGATTCCGACGGAAACCTCACCGAGGGCGCGACGAGCAACCTCTTTTTCGTCCGCGAGGGCGTCCTCCACACACCGAGCCTCGACGGGCCGATTCTGCCGGGAATCACGCGCCGGGTCGTCCTCGAACTCGCCGAGTCGGAGGGCGTTCCGGTCGAGGAAGGAACCGACGACCCCGCCGACCTCCGCGACGCCGACGAGGCGTTTCTGACGAACTCGACGTGGGAGATTCGGCCGCTCGCGGCGGTCGAAGGGGCGGAAGACGGTGAGTCCGTCGAACTCGGCGCTGGACCCGTCACGGAACGCCTCGCCGAGGCTTTCGACGCCCGCGTCGAGCGCGAGTGCTACGAGTAG
- a CDS encoding mechanosensitive ion channel family protein, which translates to MVDPLPFLDRVLDTGYATAITQALYFVAAFVAIYVVGRLTVIPLVSRFLDRQSIDKHAKKPLLKITKFAVVFVAVSVAFGAADYGNFLTSLATIAAAATLAIGFAMQDVIANFVAGVFIYTDQPFKIGDWVEWDNGSYSGVVEDIGLRVTRVRTFDNELLTVPNSQLTDGVIKNPVEGERLRLKFLFGIGYDDDIERATEIIVEEAEAHPDILDDPAPSVRLTELGDSSVGLQSRIWIDDPSRGDYVKTRGEYVTNVKRRFDEEGIDIPYPNRTLEGGLELANVEATVGATGDD; encoded by the coding sequence ATGGTTGACCCGCTCCCGTTTCTGGACCGTGTTCTCGACACGGGCTACGCGACGGCAATCACGCAGGCGCTCTACTTCGTCGCCGCGTTCGTCGCCATCTACGTCGTCGGCCGCCTGACGGTGATTCCGCTCGTCAGTCGCTTCCTCGACCGCCAGAGTATCGACAAGCACGCGAAGAAACCGCTGCTCAAGATTACGAAGTTCGCGGTCGTGTTCGTGGCCGTCTCGGTGGCGTTCGGGGCCGCCGACTACGGCAACTTCCTAACCTCGCTGGCGACTATCGCGGCGGCGGCCACCCTCGCCATCGGCTTCGCCATGCAGGACGTTATCGCCAACTTCGTCGCGGGCGTGTTCATCTACACCGACCAGCCGTTCAAAATCGGTGACTGGGTCGAGTGGGACAACGGAAGCTACTCCGGCGTCGTGGAGGACATCGGTCTGCGCGTGACCCGCGTGCGCACCTTCGACAACGAACTGTTGACGGTGCCTAACTCGCAGTTGACCGACGGCGTCATCAAGAACCCCGTCGAGGGCGAGCGACTCCGCCTGAAGTTCCTGTTCGGTATCGGTTACGACGACGACATCGAGCGCGCGACCGAGATAATCGTCGAGGAGGCCGAGGCGCATCCGGACATTTTGGACGACCCCGCGCCTTCTGTCCGACTCACCGAACTCGGCGACTCGTCGGTCGGTCTCCAGTCGCGCATCTGGATCGACGACCCCTCGCGGGGCGACTACGTGAAAACCCGCGGCGAGTACGTGACCAACGTCAAACGGCGCTTCGACGAGGAAGGCATCGACATTCCGTACCCGAACCGCACCCTCGAAGGCGGTCTCGAACTGGCGAACGTCGAGGCGACGGTCGGCGCGACGGGCGACGACTGA